A stretch of the Buchananella sp. 14KM1171 genome encodes the following:
- a CDS encoding Imm61 family immunity protein yields the protein MTGKTGGYMFGFGDYIYFHIYKEGGVYKVGKSSRDGGVFAELCSSRFDAAERWFIKRVGEIHRNYRGLPEIKLPGDAAEVSSGYEVRALGAAWSTLDRSDGTTVPITMSGDFTGRYCRIVQYSHIADLPVGELARSYMDPAGAPLLSDYLRR from the coding sequence GTGACCGGCAAGACTGGCGGCTACATGTTTGGTTTCGGGGACTATATTTATTTCCACATATATAAAGAGGGAGGGGTGTATAAGGTCGGTAAGTCCTCACGTGACGGCGGTGTGTTTGCCGAGCTTTGCAGTTCTCGATTTGATGCCGCCGAGAGATGGTTTATAAAACGCGTGGGCGAGATTCATAGGAACTACAGGGGCCTACCGGAGATTAAGTTGCCAGGCGATGCGGCCGAGGTGAGTAGCGGTTACGAGGTGCGTGCGCTTGGCGCGGCCTGGTCCACCTTGGACAGGAGTGATGGAACAACGGTCCCCATCACAATGTCGGGAGATTTTACTGGGAGATACTGTCGCATTGTCCAGTACTCCCACATTGCCGACCTGCCGGTGGGTGAGCTGGCCCGGTCCTACATGGACCCGGCGGGCGCACCGCTCCTCAGTGACTATTTGCGCAGATGA
- a CDS encoding WXG100 family type VII secretion target, protein MRFQVDSAEVAAAAARTRASMGSISAEVSAMMSHLTALQSSWTGSASAAFAAVAEEWRATQAVVESNLEMIGLQLDAAANTYSAAESQAAGMFGGR, encoded by the coding sequence ATGCGTTTCCAAGTTGATTCTGCAGAAGTGGCGGCCGCTGCCGCCCGCACGCGCGCCTCAATGGGCTCCATCTCTGCCGAGGTCTCGGCAATGATGTCCCACCTGACCGCCTTGCAGTCTTCGTGGACCGGCTCCGCCTCCGCTGCCTTCGCTGCGGTGGCGGAGGAATGGCGGGCAACCCAGGCGGTGGTGGAGTCCAACCTCGAGATGATCGGCCTTCAGCTGGACGCCGCCGCCAACACCTACTCGGCCGCCGAGTCCCAGGCCGCAGGCATGTTCGGCGGAAGGTAG
- a CDS encoding glycohydrolase toxin TNT-related protein (This protein contains a domain related to Tuberculosis Necrotizing Toxin, which is the C-terminal effector domain of outer membrane channel protein CpnT, and which has a lethal NAD+-glycohydrolase activity.), with protein MQSDTLLALYAAQNAVAVREDATRRRRQFEELAEDYEAAADEHGQDQYALYTRLAGWADEDVADAEAEIGRQVEAIQTAVSERDQAAQNAIDAIKGAVEADGLSDSLWDDWGSKVIGWISAVAGAISKFAGILALVFAFIPVVGPVLAAGFGAIAAVTGVVAAMADIVLYVAGEKTLLEVVVSVGFAALGCVGLGGLRGAAGAVKNMSPKVLFAMGKATKGASLKGFVFGYGRNIRKTGEALAVGGLNAVRMLPKALRHPVQTVRRMHASVMEIRNRMIDMTKPREGRAMMTPGEREASRAKFKYLEGKNVHWDNFERHQWDSESSIHLVEDLEFRYGAKADGTPRSQVEWENEFLVWNIKDNSLIPDLPPNNGFVPGTERFYNSLEEYLAAGHDLHLDRIGHPGGKFFAEAPGGVPISAEKRGIDPRGYDHPHYSYQITGSLDGFMIKVGEIAPALGSPGGGIQVQFIETAKGIVWTGADLKGGGVLK; from the coding sequence GTGCAGTCTGACACTCTCCTTGCGCTCTACGCTGCTCAGAACGCTGTGGCGGTGCGGGAGGATGCCACACGCCGTAGGCGCCAGTTCGAGGAACTTGCCGAGGACTACGAGGCGGCAGCCGATGAGCACGGGCAAGACCAGTACGCCCTTTACACGCGGCTTGCCGGCTGGGCGGACGAGGACGTTGCGGACGCGGAAGCGGAGATTGGGCGTCAGGTTGAGGCGATCCAGACTGCTGTAAGTGAACGCGATCAGGCGGCACAGAACGCGATCGATGCGATCAAGGGGGCTGTGGAAGCGGATGGTCTTTCAGATTCCTTGTGGGATGACTGGGGCTCCAAGGTCATCGGCTGGATATCTGCCGTAGCGGGCGCAATCTCAAAGTTTGCCGGCATTCTCGCGTTGGTCTTTGCGTTTATTCCAGTTGTAGGGCCGGTACTTGCGGCAGGGTTCGGGGCGATTGCCGCGGTTACTGGAGTGGTGGCGGCCATGGCCGACATTGTCTTGTATGTGGCGGGCGAAAAGACGCTGCTCGAGGTGGTTGTGTCGGTAGGTTTTGCCGCGCTTGGCTGCGTGGGGCTTGGTGGGCTGCGGGGGGCTGCAGGAGCCGTCAAGAACATGTCTCCCAAGGTTCTCTTCGCGATGGGAAAAGCCACAAAGGGAGCGAGCCTCAAGGGGTTTGTGTTCGGCTACGGAAGAAATATCCGCAAGACAGGCGAGGCCCTTGCTGTGGGTGGATTGAATGCAGTGCGTATGCTACCAAAAGCGTTGCGCCATCCAGTTCAGACTGTGCGCAGAATGCATGCCTCCGTAATGGAAATTCGCAATCGCATGATTGACATGACGAAGCCTCGCGAAGGTCGCGCGATGATGACGCCGGGCGAGCGGGAAGCATCGCGCGCAAAGTTCAAGTATCTGGAGGGAAAAAACGTTCACTGGGATAATTTTGAGCGGCATCAATGGGATTCGGAATCTAGTATTCACCTTGTCGAGGACCTTGAATTCAGGTACGGGGCGAAGGCGGACGGAACGCCCAGGTCGCAGGTTGAATGGGAGAATGAGTTCCTCGTGTGGAATATAAAAGACAACTCCCTGATTCCAGATCTTCCGCCAAATAATGGTTTTGTTCCAGGTACGGAGAGATTCTATAACTCCCTGGAGGAGTATCTGGCGGCGGGGCACGACCTTCACCTAGATAGGATTGGCCATCCAGGTGGGAAGTTCTTTGCTGAGGCGCCCGGCGGTGTGCCCATCTCGGCTGAGAAACGAGGAATCGATCCGCGCGGCTACGATCACCCCCATTATTCGTATCAGATAACTGGCTCGCTAGACGGGTTTATGATCAAAGTCGGGGAAATCGCCCCCGCTCTGGGTTCTCCAGGTGGTGGGATTCAGGTCCAGTTCATTGAAACGGCTAAGGGTATCGTCTGGACCGGGGCTGACCTGAAGGGGGGAGGTGTGCTGAAGTAA
- a CDS encoding Imm61 family immunity protein, with protein sequence MWRSLNRYTQELARISNCEFRSTSITFGGGYSFGYAGDLYIHIYKEKGLYKVGTASRDRSVFPYVVSRRLDAAERWFVKCVGDVRRTYDGSPTIELPAGLKDVRAGYQVRGLEGAWSTLVRSDGTEVPVAILGTVWEDYSDIAKYSHIADLPVGDLAQSYMDPAGAPLLSDYVRR encoded by the coding sequence ATGTGGAGGAGTCTCAACCGTTACACACAAGAGTTGGCGCGAATTTCGAATTGCGAATTCAGGTCGACAAGCATCACGTTCGGTGGCGGGTACTCGTTCGGGTACGCCGGAGATTTGTATATCCATATATATAAAGAGAAGGGGCTCTATAAGGTTGGTACGGCGTCACGTGATCGTTCAGTCTTTCCATACGTGGTCAGTCGGAGACTTGATGCCGCCGAGCGGTGGTTTGTGAAGTGTGTGGGGGATGTACGGCGTACGTACGACGGGTCTCCCACTATTGAATTGCCCGCAGGTTTAAAAGATGTGCGTGCGGGGTATCAAGTTCGCGGGCTCGAGGGTGCTTGGTCCACTCTGGTCAGGAGCGACGGGACCGAGGTGCCGGTGGCGATTCTAGGTACTGTTTGGGAGGACTATTCCGACATTGCTAAGTATTCCCACATTGCCGACCTGCCGGTGGGTGATCTGGCCCAGTCCTACATGGACCCGGCGGGCGCACCGCTCCTCAGCGACTATGTGCGCAGATGA
- a CDS encoding Imm61 family immunity protein translates to MWRSLNRYTQELVRVSGCEFRSTNITFGGGYSFGYAGDLSIHIFKEKGLYKVGASERYEDVFVDLVSRRLDAAERWFVKCVGDVRRAYYDGSPTIELPAGLKDVRAGYQVRGLEGAWSTLVRSDGTEVPVAILGTVWEDYSNIAKYSHIADLPVGELAQSYMDPAGAPLLSDYVRR, encoded by the coding sequence ATGTGGAGGAGTCTCAACCGCTACACGCAAGAGTTGGTCCGAGTTTCGGGTTGCGAGTTCAGGTCGACAAACATCACGTTCGGTGGCGGGTACTCGTTCGGGTACGCCGGAGATTTGTCTATCCATATATTTAAAGAGAAGGGGCTGTATAAGGTCGGGGCGTCGGAGCGTTATGAAGATGTGTTTGTTGACCTTGTGAGCCGGAGGCTCGATGCTGCCGAGCGGTGGTTTGTGAAGTGTGTGGGGGATGTGCGGCGTGCCTATTATGATGGGTCTCCCACTATTGAATTGCCCGCAGGTTTAAAAGATGTGCGTGCGGGGTATCAAGTTCGCGGGCTCGAGGGTGCTTGGTCCACTCTGGTCAGGAGCGACGGGACCGAGGTGCCGGTGGCGATTCTAGGTACTGTTTGGGAGGACTATTCCAACATTGCTAAGTATTCCCACATTGCCGACCTGCCGGTGGGTGAGCTGGCCCAGTCCTACATGGACCCGGCGGGCGCACCGCTCCTCAGTGACTATGTGCGCAGATGA
- a CDS encoding IS1634 family transposase, translating into MSPFIRQVRTASGATAVQIVIKEGRRNRIVEHIGSARTPGELAALVQIAREKLHPGQLELDLDLSSGWADSAPGGLEDYRQAASSAARVVGHRSGLLWQILCDAWRDLGFDQAVGDEAFKQIVLARLIEPTSKSAIAAMLTSLGLESFDSRTHFRALARCVERDYRCALARAALAHCLAYGDVSLVLYDVTTLYFEVEEEDALRKVGYSKERRVDPQILVGLLVDRNGFPLEASCWEGNKCETHTLIPTIEAFKQRAGVENLVVVADAGMLSRANLQALNEAGYGFIVGARQTKAPLDLQAHFFWHGDYFTDGQIIETITPRHAGKQERDQRLKAEPVWHPQTHPGSWRAIWVYSSKRAARDNKTLTLQENRARAIVAGEKAMRSARFVTTSSQGRGLDEKALARARRLVGLKGYVTNIPAQAMSAAEIVADYHDLWKVEQSFRMSKHDLRARPVFHHTHQSIQAHLTVVTAALAIARHLQTRTGLSIKKIIQALRPVIDVTININGHELTATSQPQGQAANILASLTNKMGH; encoded by the coding sequence GTGAGCCCGTTCATCCGTCAAGTGCGTACTGCCTCGGGGGCCACGGCTGTGCAGATCGTGATCAAGGAAGGCCGGCGTAACAGGATTGTTGAGCACATTGGTTCGGCTCGTACGCCTGGCGAGCTTGCTGCCTTGGTCCAGATCGCACGGGAAAAGCTCCATCCTGGCCAGCTCGAGCTAGACCTGGACCTTTCATCGGGGTGGGCAGACTCCGCGCCGGGTGGCCTGGAGGACTACCGGCAGGCGGCCAGTAGCGCAGCGCGCGTGGTTGGCCACCGTAGCGGCTTGTTGTGGCAGATCCTTTGCGATGCTTGGCGGGATCTTGGCTTTGACCAAGCGGTAGGCGATGAGGCCTTCAAACAGATTGTCCTGGCCCGGCTGATCGAACCCACCAGCAAGAGCGCTATAGCAGCAATGTTGACCAGCCTGGGGCTGGAATCCTTTGACTCACGCACCCACTTTCGTGCCCTGGCCCGTTGTGTGGAGCGTGATTACCGCTGCGCTTTGGCTCGCGCGGCTTTGGCGCATTGCCTGGCGTATGGGGATGTGTCCTTGGTGTTGTACGACGTGACTACCTTGTACTTCGAAGTCGAGGAAGAAGACGCGCTACGCAAGGTCGGTTACTCCAAGGAACGCCGCGTCGATCCCCAGATCCTGGTCGGCCTGCTGGTAGACCGCAACGGTTTTCCCCTAGAGGCCTCCTGTTGGGAGGGCAACAAGTGCGAAACCCATACCCTCATCCCTACCATCGAGGCCTTCAAGCAACGCGCTGGGGTGGAAAACCTGGTGGTGGTAGCTGATGCTGGCATGCTCTCTCGGGCTAACTTGCAAGCCCTCAACGAGGCTGGCTACGGCTTCATTGTCGGGGCCAGGCAGACCAAAGCGCCCCTGGACCTCCAAGCGCATTTCTTCTGGCACGGGGACTACTTCACTGATGGGCAGATCATTGAGACCATCACCCCACGCCACGCCGGCAAACAAGAACGCGATCAGCGCCTCAAGGCCGAACCGGTCTGGCACCCACAAACACACCCGGGCTCGTGGCGGGCGATCTGGGTCTACTCATCAAAGCGTGCCGCCAGGGACAACAAGACCCTTACTCTCCAGGAGAACCGGGCTAGAGCCATCGTTGCTGGGGAAAAAGCTATGCGCTCAGCCAGGTTCGTCACCACTAGCTCCCAAGGAAGGGGCCTGGATGAAAAGGCCCTGGCCAGGGCGCGGCGTCTAGTCGGGCTTAAGGGCTATGTCACCAACATCCCAGCCCAGGCCATGAGCGCGGCCGAAATTGTGGCTGACTACCACGATCTGTGGAAGGTGGAACAGTCCTTTCGCATGTCCAAACACGATCTACGCGCCCGCCCGGTCTTCCACCACACCCACCAATCCATCCAGGCTCACCTGACCGTGGTAACCGCTGCCCTGGCCATAGCCCGCCACCTACAGACCCGAACCGGCCTGTCCATCAAGAAGATCATCCAGGCCCTCAGGCCCGTCATTGACGTCACCATCAACATCAACGGACACGAACTCACAGCCACCAGCCAACCCCAAGGCCAAGCCGCCAACATCCTGGCCAGCCTCACCAACAAAATGGGTCACTAA
- a CDS encoding LytR C-terminal domain-containing protein, protein MSEYPEDEFDRAAEGVPEGVHRAPEPWWRGLLPYLVVIVAVPLVAWAGVALLSKMGATNPTTPTTPSAVAPAVPTQQSNEEAAAQAPEETTAPAETQAPPAEPTEEAAPAEEPADRSINVVVYNATDVAGLAGGAADKAKAAGYTNAAAKNFEGTAPSENTVYYAGEANAVEAKEVAAALGITAVVDDAAAAQSAPVVVVLVTQ, encoded by the coding sequence GTGAGTGAGTATCCAGAGGACGAGTTCGATCGCGCCGCAGAAGGCGTGCCGGAGGGCGTGCACCGCGCCCCTGAGCCGTGGTGGCGCGGGCTGCTGCCCTATCTGGTCGTGATCGTGGCCGTGCCGCTGGTGGCGTGGGCGGGCGTGGCGCTGCTGTCCAAGATGGGGGCCACCAACCCGACCACCCCCACCACGCCGTCGGCCGTGGCGCCGGCTGTTCCCACGCAGCAGTCCAACGAGGAGGCCGCGGCGCAGGCCCCGGAGGAGACCACCGCCCCGGCGGAGACGCAGGCACCGCCGGCCGAGCCGACTGAGGAGGCAGCGCCCGCAGAGGAGCCCGCTGACCGCAGTATCAACGTGGTGGTCTACAACGCCACTGACGTGGCGGGCCTGGCTGGTGGAGCCGCCGACAAGGCCAAGGCGGCTGGATACACCAACGCTGCGGCCAAGAACTTTGAGGGCACCGCCCCGAGTGAGAACACCGTCTACTACGCCGGTGAGGCCAACGCCGTTGAGGCGAAGGAGGTGGCCGCCGCGCTCGGTATCACCGCAGTGGTGGACGACGCTGCCGCCGCGCAGTCGGCTCCCGTTGTCGTTGTGTTGGTTACACAGTAG
- a CDS encoding Imm61 family immunity protein, translating into MFEYADYVYLHIFREKRRYKVGKSSRDGDVFVEFVSPQFDAAERWFVMRMGEICRRYRGLRMIKLPRSLSDVRAGYRVRRLEGAWSTLVRSDGTEVPVAVLGTVTERHSNIAEYSHIADLPVGELAKSYMDPAGAPLLSDYVRR; encoded by the coding sequence GTGTTTGAATACGCAGACTATGTATATCTTCACATATTTAGAGAGAAGAGGAGGTATAAGGTTGGGAAGTCGTCGCGCGACGGTGACGTGTTCGTCGAGTTTGTCAGTCCGCAGTTTGACGCGGCTGAGAGATGGTTTGTAATGCGCATGGGGGAGATTTGCAGAAGGTATAGAGGCCTGCGGATGATTAAATTGCCTCGCAGTTTAAGTGATGTGCGTGCGGGGTATCGAGTTCGTAGGCTCGAGGGTGCTTGGTCCACTCTGGTCAGGAGTGACGGGACCGAGGTGCCGGTGGCGGTGCTGGGGACTGTTACCGAGCGACACTCCAACATTGCTGAGTATTCCCACATTGCCGACCTGCCGGTGGGTGAGCTGGCAAAGTCCTATATGGACCCGGCGGGCGCGCCGCTCCTCAGCGACTATGTGCGCAGATGA
- the groL gene encoding chaperonin GroEL (60 kDa chaperone family; promotes refolding of misfolded polypeptides especially under stressful conditions; forms two stacked rings of heptamers to form a barrel-shaped 14mer; ends can be capped by GroES; misfolded proteins enter the barrel where they are refolded when GroES binds), which produces MAKIIAFNEEARRGMERGLNILADTVKVTLGPKGRNVVLEKKWGAPTITNDGVSIAKEIELDEPFEKIGAELVKEVAKKTDDVAGDGTTTATVLAQALVREGLRNVAAGANPIALRKGIEKAVERVVAQLLSDAKEVETTEEIAATAAISAGDVEIGAKIAEALDRVGKEGVITVEESNTFGLSLDVTEGMRFDKGFISPYFVTDAERQEAVLEDAFVLLVESKVSNIKDLLPLLEKVMQAGKPLAIIAEDIEGEALTTLVLNKIRGTFKSVAVKAPGFGDRRKAMLQDMAILTGGQVISETVGLKLDNADLEHLGTAAKVVVTKDETTIVGGGGDAEAIAARVAQIRAEIENTDSDYDREKLQERLAKLSGGVAVLRSGAATEVELKERKHRIEDAVRNAKAAVEEGIVAGGGVALIQAATKAFEGLNLEGDEATGAAIVKVAVEAPLKQIAVNAGLEGGVVAEKVRHLPVGHGLNAATGEYQDLMAAGINDPVKVTRSALQNAASIAGLFLTTEAVVADKPEPEAPAAGHGADMGGMGGF; this is translated from the coding sequence ATGGCCAAGATCATTGCTTTCAACGAGGAGGCCCGCCGCGGCATGGAGCGCGGCCTGAACATCCTCGCCGACACCGTCAAGGTCACCCTTGGCCCCAAGGGCCGCAACGTCGTCCTGGAGAAGAAGTGGGGCGCCCCCACGATCACCAACGATGGTGTGTCCATCGCCAAGGAGATCGAGCTGGACGAGCCGTTCGAGAAGATCGGTGCCGAGCTGGTCAAGGAGGTCGCCAAGAAGACCGACGACGTCGCTGGTGACGGCACCACCACCGCCACCGTGCTGGCCCAGGCCCTGGTCCGTGAGGGCCTGCGCAACGTGGCCGCTGGTGCCAACCCGATCGCGCTGCGTAAGGGCATCGAGAAGGCCGTTGAGCGCGTCGTGGCCCAGCTGCTGTCTGACGCCAAGGAGGTCGAGACCACCGAGGAGATCGCCGCCACCGCCGCCATCTCCGCCGGCGACGTCGAGATCGGCGCCAAGATCGCCGAGGCTCTGGACCGCGTTGGCAAGGAGGGCGTGATCACCGTCGAGGAGTCCAACACCTTCGGCCTGTCCCTGGACGTCACCGAGGGTATGCGCTTCGACAAGGGATTCATCTCCCCCTACTTCGTCACCGACGCCGAGCGCCAGGAGGCCGTCCTGGAGGACGCCTTCGTGCTGCTGGTGGAGTCCAAGGTCTCCAACATCAAGGACCTGCTGCCGCTGCTGGAGAAGGTCATGCAGGCCGGTAAGCCGCTGGCCATCATCGCCGAGGACATCGAGGGCGAGGCCCTGACCACCCTGGTGCTGAACAAGATCCGCGGCACCTTCAAGTCCGTGGCCGTCAAGGCCCCGGGCTTCGGCGACCGCCGCAAGGCGATGCTGCAGGACATGGCGATCCTGACCGGCGGCCAGGTCATCTCCGAAACCGTTGGTCTGAAGCTGGACAACGCCGACCTGGAGCACCTGGGCACCGCCGCCAAGGTGGTTGTCACCAAGGATGAGACCACCATCGTTGGTGGTGGCGGCGACGCCGAGGCCATCGCTGCCCGCGTGGCCCAGATCCGCGCCGAGATCGAGAACACCGACTCCGACTACGACCGCGAGAAGCTGCAGGAGCGCCTGGCCAAGCTCTCCGGTGGTGTGGCCGTGCTGCGCTCCGGCGCCGCGACCGAGGTGGAGCTCAAGGAGCGCAAGCACCGCATCGAGGACGCCGTACGCAACGCTAAGGCCGCCGTCGAAGAGGGCATCGTTGCCGGTGGTGGTGTGGCCCTGATTCAGGCCGCCACCAAGGCTTTCGAGGGCCTGAACCTGGAGGGTGACGAGGCCACCGGTGCCGCCATCGTCAAGGTGGCTGTGGAGGCACCGCTGAAGCAGATCGCCGTCAACGCCGGCCTCGAGGGCGGCGTCGTGGCTGAGAAGGTGCGCCACCTGCCCGTGGGCCACGGCCTGAACGCCGCCACCGGCGAGTACCAGGACCTCATGGCTGCCGGCATCAACGACCCGGTGAAGGTGACCCGCTCTGCGCTGCAGAACGCCGCCTCCATCGCCGGTCTGTTCCTGACCACCGAGGCCGTCGTGGCCGACAAGCCGGAGCCGGAGGCCCCGGCTGCTGGTCACGGCGCCGACATGGGCGGCATGGGCGGCTTCTGA
- a CDS encoding Imm61 family immunity protein, which produces MESGSGYAFGFAGDLYIHIYKERGLYKVGGSERASSIWAELFSSRLDAAERWFIKRVGEIHRHFMSLPEIELPGDAAEVRGGYEVRALGAAWSTLDRSDGTTVPITMSGDFTGRYCRIVEYSHIADLPVGDLAQSYMDPAGAPLLSDYVVKRPD; this is translated from the coding sequence ATGGAGTCCGGCAGCGGGTACGCGTTCGGCTTCGCCGGCGATTTGTATATTCACATTTATAAAGAGCGGGGGCTATATAAGGTGGGAGGCTCCGAGCGTGCCAGCAGCATTTGGGCCGAGCTTTTCAGTTCTCGGCTAGATGCAGCTGAGAGATGGTTCATTAAGCGTGTTGGAGAGATTCATAGGCACTTTATGAGTTTGCCGGAGATCGAGCTGCCGGGCGATGCGGCCGAGGTGAGGGGCGGTTACGAGGTGCGTGCGCTTGGTGCAGCCTGGTCCACCTTGGACAGGAGTGATGGAACAACGGTCCCCATTACAATGTCGGGAGATTTTACTGGGAGATACTGTCGCATTGTCGAGTACTCCCACATTGCCGACCTGCCGGTGGGTGATCTGGCCCAGTCCTACATGGACCCGGCGGGCGCACCGCTGCTCAGCGACTACGTGGTGAAACGACCCGACTAG
- a CDS encoding sensor histidine kinase — MARQQGGGRAGIKARFHDSWHAAPLTQRLVVLTTALLTLGLAIASMVTVTLLNNHLMEQLDQKLTGTAPVIATRALQLSLQSTPGDFNFVGDYYVHIKFDGYDTTTLLWSELEKSSGRPVDLGVSYADAVVRLSESGDPVPFTLASNIPGKTWRAVMIPISPRTTSQARGVAIVALSTEPLKATILRTVGVMIVVATVILLISVVGASYLVRRALRPLREIEQVAGQIAGGDLAVRIHAEPPSTEVGSLAGSLNLMLARIEQSFAREQELRENMQRFVSDASHELRTPLAAVRGYAELYRMGGIPADQVGSTMRRIESESKRMGGLVEDLLQLARLDEGRPLQFSNVDLRRVAARGVEDLRALAPDREVSLLLLADNAPQLGDGTPADPTDFTRLPAQNGADAHPTALGQIAPVSPSQPAPLLAVADADRITQVVTNLLGNIQRHTPPGSPVEIAVGRRGGMGAIEVRDHGPGIPPEASSRIFERFFRTDTSRARATGGSGLGLAIVSAIMAKHEGTIRVLDTPGGGATMRIEVPLAGPKAARTKAVSSGDEGGTSAPAEAKKRR; from the coding sequence GTGGCAAGGCAGCAGGGGGGCGGGCGCGCTGGGATCAAGGCGCGCTTTCACGACAGTTGGCACGCGGCGCCGCTGACGCAGCGGCTGGTGGTGCTCACCACGGCGCTACTGACGCTTGGCCTGGCGATCGCCTCGATGGTGACCGTCACCCTGCTGAACAACCACCTGATGGAGCAGCTGGACCAGAAGCTGACCGGGACCGCGCCGGTGATCGCCACGCGCGCCCTGCAGCTTTCGCTCCAGTCCACGCCCGGTGACTTCAACTTCGTGGGCGACTACTACGTTCACATCAAGTTCGACGGCTACGACACCACCACCCTGCTGTGGTCTGAGCTGGAGAAGTCCTCCGGGCGGCCGGTGGACCTGGGGGTGAGCTACGCGGACGCGGTGGTACGCCTGTCGGAGTCCGGGGACCCGGTCCCCTTCACCCTGGCGTCCAACATTCCCGGCAAGACGTGGCGCGCGGTGATGATCCCTATCTCCCCTCGCACCACCTCCCAGGCGCGGGGCGTTGCGATCGTGGCGTTGTCCACCGAGCCGCTGAAGGCGACGATCCTGCGCACCGTGGGCGTGATGATCGTGGTGGCCACCGTGATCCTGCTTATCTCCGTGGTGGGGGCTAGTTACCTGGTCCGACGTGCCCTGCGGCCGCTGCGAGAGATCGAGCAGGTGGCCGGGCAGATCGCCGGCGGTGACCTGGCGGTGCGTATCCACGCTGAGCCGCCCTCCACCGAGGTGGGCTCCCTGGCCGGTTCCCTGAACCTCATGCTGGCGCGCATCGAGCAGTCCTTTGCGCGCGAGCAGGAGCTGCGGGAGAACATGCAGCGCTTCGTCTCTGACGCCTCACACGAGCTGCGCACACCCTTGGCGGCCGTGCGGGGCTACGCCGAGCTCTACCGCATGGGCGGTATTCCCGCCGATCAGGTGGGCTCCACGATGCGCCGCATCGAGTCCGAGTCCAAGCGCATGGGGGGCCTGGTGGAGGACCTGCTGCAGCTGGCCCGCCTGGACGAGGGCCGCCCCCTGCAGTTCAGCAACGTGGACCTGAGGCGCGTGGCGGCCCGGGGCGTGGAGGACCTGCGTGCCCTAGCCCCGGACCGCGAGGTGAGCCTGCTGCTACTGGCAGACAACGCCCCTCAGCTGGGCGACGGCACCCCGGCCGATCCCACCGACTTCACCCGGCTGCCCGCGCAGAACGGCGCCGACGCGCACCCGACCGCCCTCGGCCAGATAGCCCCGGTCAGCCCCAGCCAGCCCGCCCCGCTCCTGGCGGTGGCGGACGCCGACCGGATCACTCAGGTGGTCACAAACCTGCTCGGCAACATCCAACGCCACACGCCCCCCGGCTCCCCGGTGGAGATCGCCGTGGGCAGGCGCGGCGGGATGGGGGCCATCGAGGTGCGCGACCACGGCCCTGGTATTCCCCCAGAGGCATCCTCCCGAATTTTCGAGCGCTTCTTCCGCACAGACACCTCCCGGGCCCGCGCCACGGGCGGTTCTGGCCTGGGCCTGGCGATCGTCTCCGCGATCATGGCCAAGCACGAGGGCACCATCCGGGTGCTGGACACCCCCGGCGGTGGCGCCACCATGCGGATCGAGGTGCCGCTCGCTGGCCCCAAGGCAGCACGCACAAAAGCCGTCTCCAGCGGGGACGAGGGTGGGACGTCGGCCCCAGCGGAAGCCAAAAAGCGGCGCTAA